In Candidatus Hamiltonella defensa 5AT (Acyrthosiphon pisum), one genomic interval encodes:
- the macB gene encoding macrolide ABC transporter ATP-binding protein/permease MacB → MRGNSHVRFLREWALAACLPNQSVRRSYQSGEESLDVLKNISLKIYSGELVAIIGASGWGKSTLMNILGYLDQATSGTYYIAGQNVVDLNNDDLAILRREYFGFIFQRYHLLPHLSAAHNVEIPAIYAGSPKNERKKRAVTLLTRLGLGERINYRPNQLYQLSGGQQQRVSIARALMNGGQIILADEPTGALDSHSSVEVMNILKQLQQKGHTVIVVTHNPEVANQADRTIEIKDGEIISDSGYQPTQELKKAPEPSSPSVEQASCQQWVGRLHEALLMAWRAMLSNKMRTALTMLGIIIGIASVVSILVVGDAAQQKVLANIRAIGTNTISIYPGRDYGDDDPSNRQALIYEDIAALQAQSYISAISPIISGNIRLRSGNIDVASTILGVGGQYFKAYGIKIQNGERILERQVRDQSQVVVIDKNTQRRLFPRTKDVIGKEILVGNIPMTVVGIAKEKQSMYGNNNALRIWIPYSTMTNLFTGRSYFDAITVRIKEGYNNNEAEQQLIRLLTLRHGKKDIYTFNVNTVLKTAEKTTRTMQLFLSLVAAISLVVGGIGVMNIMLVSVTERTREIGIRMAVGARSSDVLQQFLIEAVLVCLVGGTIGILLSFCIGFAVEFFLPTWSLTFSSIALFIAFFCSTMIGIVFGYLPARHASRLNPIDALAPE, encoded by the coding sequence ATGCGGGGTAACTCGCACGTACGGTTCTTGAGGGAGTGGGCACTTGCGGCCTGCTTACCTAATCAATCTGTAAGACGAAGCTATCAGTCAGGAGAAGAAAGCCTTGATGTACTAAAAAATATTTCTTTAAAAATTTATTCAGGGGAACTGGTGGCGATCATAGGGGCTTCAGGCTGGGGTAAATCCACTTTAATGAACATATTAGGCTACCTGGATCAAGCCACTAGTGGGACCTACTATATTGCTGGGCAAAATGTTGTAGATCTCAACAATGATGATTTGGCAATATTACGGCGTGAATATTTTGGTTTTATTTTTCAGCGATATCATCTACTCCCGCATCTGAGTGCAGCCCATAACGTTGAAATACCCGCTATCTATGCAGGATCTCCTAAAAATGAGCGCAAAAAAAGAGCCGTCACGCTGCTGACCCGTCTTGGATTAGGCGAACGCATTAACTATCGACCAAATCAGCTTTATCAGCTTTCAGGAGGGCAACAACAACGAGTCAGTATCGCGCGAGCATTGATGAACGGCGGGCAAATTATCCTGGCTGATGAACCTACAGGCGCGCTTGACAGTCATTCCAGTGTTGAAGTCATGAATATTCTCAAACAGCTTCAACAAAAAGGTCATACCGTCATTGTGGTGACACATAACCCTGAAGTGGCAAATCAAGCTGATCGTACTATTGAAATTAAAGACGGCGAGATAATTTCCGATTCAGGATATCAACCCACACAAGAACTTAAAAAAGCACCTGAGCCCTCAAGCCCGTCAGTTGAACAGGCTTCCTGTCAGCAATGGGTAGGCCGCCTTCATGAAGCATTGCTGATGGCCTGGCGTGCCATGCTATCCAATAAAATGCGAACCGCATTAACCATGCTGGGGATCATTATTGGTATTGCGTCAGTGGTCTCAATTTTGGTGGTAGGGGATGCTGCTCAGCAAAAAGTTTTAGCGAATATCAGAGCGATAGGGACTAACACTATTAGTATTTACCCTGGTAGGGACTACGGAGATGATGATCCCAGTAATCGACAGGCATTAATTTATGAGGATATTGCAGCGCTACAGGCACAATCCTATATCAGTGCTATTTCTCCTATTATCTCAGGCAACATACGCCTTCGTTCAGGAAATATAGATGTTGCGAGCACAATTTTAGGGGTTGGAGGCCAATACTTTAAGGCTTACGGCATCAAGATCCAAAATGGAGAAAGGATTTTAGAAAGACAGGTGAGAGACCAAAGCCAGGTGGTGGTCATCGATAAAAATACTCAAAGGCGTTTATTTCCTCGGACGAAAGATGTGATAGGAAAAGAAATATTAGTGGGGAATATCCCAATGACCGTTGTTGGGATTGCTAAAGAAAAACAATCTATGTATGGAAACAACAATGCTTTAAGAATCTGGATACCTTACAGTACTATGACAAACCTCTTCACCGGCCGCTCTTATTTTGATGCGATTACAGTTCGTATCAAGGAGGGTTATAACAATAATGAAGCAGAGCAACAATTAATACGATTATTGACTTTACGCCATGGTAAAAAAGACATTTACACGTTTAACGTAAACACAGTATTGAAAACAGCTGAAAAAACTACCCGTACCATGCAACTCTTTTTGTCTTTAGTAGCAGCTATTTCTTTAGTCGTAGGGGGTATTGGTGTGATGAACATCATGTTGGTTTCGGTCACAGAGCGGACTCGTGAAATTGGCATCCGCATGGCAGTAGGCGCTCGATCGAGTGACGTGCTTCAACAATTTTTAATTGAAGCGGTTTTAGTCTGTTTAGTAGGGGGAACCATCGGTATTCTGCTCTCTTTCTGTATTGGGTTTGCGGTTGAATTTTTTTTACCGACCTGGTCATTGACCTTTTCTTCAATCGCTTTATTCATCGCCTTTTTCTGCTCTACTATGATTGGTATTGTATTTGGTTATCTACCTGCTCGTCACGCCTCTCGTCTCAATCCCATAGATGCCCTGGCACCTGAATAA
- the ltrA gene encoding group II intron reverse transcriptase/maturase: protein MPMANVINQNYEQQLEWHAINWRVVTAMINNLRQRIYRASATGDLKKVRNLQKLMMKSRANHLLAIRKVTQVNRGKHTAGVDNQVINDHKGREHLYKLLSQTTSEKVYPVKRVYIAKKNGKKRPLGIPTILDRCRQAIVKSALEPYWEAKFEPVSYGFRPGRSAHDAIQKIFCIARARGTRHWVLDADIKGAFDNIDHNFLIKKIGGFPERNMIKQWLQAGVLEHGNYIPNVAGTPQGGIISPLLANIALHGMETLLGIQYWKNGTPKQGQPYAVVRYADDFVVFGKSREECETAKIKLQIWLAQRGLALSEEKTSIKHLKEGFDFLGFNIRHYDNRHRKRGYILLTKPSKESMKRYKQQMRMTWKGIIGMPTQEGIRQLNAKIIGWCNYYRIGASKRTFSALDQWMWIRQRRYLYRRHPNKHWWWRRKHYLGKIPGREDYSVFMDKSTGGFLWKHAWTKIQRHWLVPKNASPDNPELRDYWRNRQARKQPFIYGVKVNLYKRQKGYCPLCDQELDNGEQLHVHHIQPKAEGGDNKLANLRLLHANCHRQLHSKKGKMLK from the coding sequence ATGCCTATGGCAAACGTAATAAATCAAAACTATGAACAACAACTGGAATGGCATGCTATTAACTGGCGTGTTGTGACAGCCATGATTAATAATCTAAGGCAAAGAATATATAGGGCTTCAGCAACAGGTGACTTAAAGAAAGTCAGAAATCTGCAAAAACTCATGATGAAATCAAGAGCTAACCATCTTCTGGCTATCAGGAAAGTCACTCAGGTCAATCGGGGAAAACACACGGCTGGAGTAGATAATCAGGTAATTAATGACCATAAAGGACGAGAACATCTTTATAAGTTATTAAGCCAAACAACTTCAGAAAAGGTTTATCCAGTAAAACGAGTTTACATAGCAAAAAAGAATGGAAAAAAACGCCCTCTTGGGATCCCAACCATTCTCGACCGCTGTAGACAAGCGATAGTTAAATCGGCGCTGGAACCTTATTGGGAAGCAAAATTTGAACCAGTCAGCTACGGATTTAGACCGGGGCGAAGTGCCCATGACGCAATACAAAAAATTTTCTGTATTGCCAGAGCACGAGGGACACGGCACTGGGTACTAGATGCAGATATTAAAGGCGCATTTGACAACATTGACCATAATTTTCTCATAAAAAAAATCGGGGGATTCCCCGAAAGAAACATGATTAAACAATGGTTACAAGCCGGTGTGCTGGAACATGGCAACTATATACCCAATGTTGCAGGTACTCCGCAAGGCGGGATTATCAGTCCACTACTGGCCAATATTGCACTCCACGGAATGGAGACCTTACTGGGTATTCAATACTGGAAAAACGGCACGCCAAAACAAGGGCAACCTTATGCAGTAGTTCGTTATGCGGATGATTTTGTCGTATTCGGTAAATCCCGTGAAGAGTGCGAAACTGCCAAAATAAAGTTGCAAATTTGGTTAGCTCAGAGAGGGTTAGCTCTTTCTGAAGAAAAAACCAGTATCAAACACTTGAAGGAAGGATTCGACTTCCTGGGATTTAATATACGACATTATGACAATCGCCACAGAAAACGGGGATATATATTGTTAACGAAGCCCTCAAAGGAGTCGATGAAAAGGTACAAACAGCAAATGAGAATGACCTGGAAAGGTATTATCGGTATGCCGACACAAGAAGGAATAAGACAACTGAATGCCAAGATAATAGGATGGTGTAATTACTATCGTATTGGTGCTTCAAAAAGAACATTCAGTGCATTAGACCAATGGATGTGGATCCGCCAACGTAGATATTTGTATCGACGTCATCCCAATAAACACTGGTGGTGGCGAAGAAAACACTACTTAGGCAAGATACCAGGTAGAGAAGACTATTCAGTATTTATGGATAAATCAACCGGTGGATTTCTTTGGAAGCATGCATGGACAAAAATACAGCGTCATTGGCTAGTTCCAAAAAATGCTTCCCCCGACAATCCGGAATTGCGTGACTATTGGCGTAATAGGCAGGCACGTAAACAGCCTTTTATTTACGGTGTCAAAGTTAACCTCTATAAGCGACAGAAAGGTTATTGTCCTCTCTGTGATCAAGAGTTGGACAATGGTGAACAATTGCATGTTCATCATATTCAGCCTAAAGCTGAAGGGGGTGACAACAAGCTGGCTAATCTAAGATTGTTACATGCTAATTGCCACAGACAATTACATAGCAAAAAAGGAAAAATGTTGAAGTGA